A region of the Drosophila subpulchrella strain 33 F10 #4 breed RU33 chromosome 3L, RU_Dsub_v1.1 Primary Assembly, whole genome shotgun sequence genome:
TAAGGAAAGTTCATTCTTTGCGGTTcaattattttgattattCCGAAAAGTGTCTCAACAACAATTAATTAAAGCGCCATAAATTGCGTCGAGCCAAGACGTATGTACATAAAATCAGCGAATAACGTAACGAGcacgaaattaaaataaaaacgtcaGCGGCAACCGAAATTATCCAGCTAACTTGGCTCAGAGCTGCTCCACCCACACAAAAAACCCCCCTTCTTCCCTTCATCGAAGCAATGGAAATTTATGACGGAATGCTGAAAGTAATTGAAGCGTAAATGATTAAACGTGCGGGTGGCTCAGACATTAGAATAATTGCCAGAAGTATTATTATTCGAGCTCCAACCTTAACCATGAGCGCGGACAAACTGGGTAGTAATGCCGATCCCAAGTAAAGCCAAATCGAGTCATCtgcattacgcatacgccacgtGAACCGGTTCGAATTTACGATGCTGCTACTGATGATGCTTAAGTTGATTCAGCTGCTTGCCACTGATGCTGCGGCTGTGAAAAACACTTTCACATGCTGCATTTCCGCACGCGGATTGATGAAATGTTGCAAAACCGCATCTCGTGCCATTGATTCCTCACTGGCCAGTGTCACCTTGACTCTGAAACGGTCCACACACTGTGAGAAATATTCGGGGGGAATAAACTAAATTTGTAACATAACAAAACATTATTAAGTACGATCGAATATTTGTATGTACTATTTTATAAGGTATCTAAAGTATATATTAGCACCTATGATTTTTAAGTGTCAAGCTTTCATACTAAAAGTCTTagttttaatataattattgATTTAACTGTTTGTTAAATACCTACTTTTAATACCTATTTTCtgaaatttatttcaatttttctTACAATGTTTTGTTAAGTTAATTTTGAATTACGCTAAAAGTAAATGGTGGGAAAAAACCAAACAGtcgtaaaaaaaattgtaattttcaTTAGCTTATCAAGCAGAAATGTAAGACAAGTGGGtactataaattaaatattattttcctctCTGTAATCAAGTTGCCCCACTGGAAAGCCTCCAACTGTTTTGGCGACTGCCTGTTTTGGTTTGGGGCAGCTGCCGGCGGATGTGATTAGTTAGAAATACCCAATCCTCGAGGCGTTCCCCCTTTTTTCAAAGCTCCGATCACCACTCATCGAGACTTTCCTTTCAGCTGGCTCTGGTGGCCCTGGCAGCAGTGGTTTCTGGCAGCCAGACTCCCAGTCCAAATCAGTATCACATCCAGACGGACGAGGGGCCGGAGCGGTACTTCCGCTTCCAAACGGACAGCGGACAGTTCCGCAAGGAGAAGCGGCTGCAGGATGGCACCGTCATAGGTGAGTTAGCCGCGATGTCTATGGTGATGGAGGTCATTGAACCACCTAATTAATATCTTCGTCAGGCACCGAGGCCTGGATCGATGCGGCTGGCTACCTGCGACAGAAGGACTACATTGCCGACAAGCAGGGATACCGGATACTCAAGTCCAAGACGATCTATGTGGGCCTGGGAAGGGCAGTTGAGGTAAGACTACCCAAACTTAGAAAAGTTATCATTACCCCTACATaaattcagaatttttaaattgagtGTCTGACTTAAATCCTACAagtttaagttaatataaatataatacaatatgaaaaaatcataataatacacattttattattggGTACCAATTATTTCCTGAAACAATTagtcaatatttttattacgaAACTAGAACAAAATTTTCAAAGTAAATGGTTTTAATCATAAAATTTTACATTGCTTGCTgaattattatacccttgcagagggtatattgatttcagtcagaagtttgcaacgcagtgaaggagacgtttccgaccccataaagtatatatattcttgatcagcatgactagacgagtcgatctagccatgtccgtctgtccgtctgtccgtctgtccgtctgtccgtctgtccgtctgtccgtctgtccgtctgtccgtccgtttctacgcaaactagtctctcagttttaaagctatcgggctgaaactttcccaaaagtcttatatcttttgcaggtagtatataagtcggaaccagccggatcggacaactatatcttatagctcccataggaataatcggacaaaaaaatgaaaaaaaattatatctttggtgttttttagcatataaactcctaagcttggaaataacaatttttaaataattttgaattttgaattaaattttatcgaaatcggacgactatatcttatagctgccataggaacgatcggaaaatttgtggaaaaataatatgaaaaaaattatagcttcggtgtttttcaacatataacctccaacgcttggaaataacattttttaattagttctgaatttcgaattaaattttatcaaaatcggacgactatgtcatatagctgccataggaacgatcgcaaaattggtaggaaaataatatgaaacaaattatagcttcggtgttttttaacatataacctcctacgcttggaaataacattttttaattagttctgagtttcgaatttaattttatcaaaatcggacgactatatcatatagctgccataggaacgattggaaaattggtaggaaaataatatgaaacaaattatagcttcggtgttttttgacatattatcttatactattgggaatatcattttttgtgtttttaaatttaataattatagctgcaagggtatataagcttcggcttgccgaagctaacttcctttcttgttttttattgatttcaaatttatttcttCTTTAGGACGCCATCAAATCCACGAAGGCGGCTCCTGCCCAATCGGGAGTCCTGGTGCATGGCGGCTCATCAGGATCCTCGGTCAACAGTCTGGGCAGCTATCAACGTCCCAACTATGGCTATGTTTCCAGCACCACATCCACCACGACTGcggcaccaccaccaccacctccacccGCTCTCCTGGACATCGAGGACTCCGGCGTGGGCAAGCTTAACTACCTGCCCCCCGAGCAGGCTGCCAAGATTGAGCCGCAATCCCAGCTGGGATTCGATCACTATCCGGATGAGTTACCCCGGGCGAGGGATCAGTTATTGTCGCCCCTCCCGGCCACGCCCCTCAACCCGCTGGTGGACATCCATCCCAATGCTGAGCCTGTTCTGGACTTGGAACTGAATGCCATCAATGTGTACGATGCTGAGGCAGATCGAGCATTTGGCCATGGACAGTTTGGTTCGGTTATCAGTTCCACAACGGCCAGACCGCCTTCGCTGGACATGCTACCACCTCTGAGTGCCCACCGGCGTCGCCTGCGTCCGCGTCCAACTCCATCGCCCATAGCCATCGTTTCCAGTACACCAGCACCCATTTCTGGCGGGGATTTGTATGGCTACTCCACGCCGCAGCCCTTTGCTGCGCCTGCCTATCAGTTTGCCCCACCTGTCTCTTCTTCCGGCACGGGATACGGTTACTATCCCCCGCCCCAGTCTCCACTGGAGGTCAACTCCCTGGAGGCTGCCCTACTCCCACCCCTGCCTTCCAGCTCTTATCGAAGACGGCTGCGTCCAAGGCCAGTCCAGAGTAATCACCTGGAGGGATTGGCCGCCTCCGAATACGATGGCGTGGGCGTGACCCGTAATGGATTCCGCTATGTGCTGCCCAAGCAGTATCACGAGGAGGAGACGAATCCGGCGGATGGAAAGCGAGCGGGCAGCTTTGGCTACGTGGACCCCTTTGGCATCCGGCGGGTGGTCTACTATAATGCAGCTCCCGGAAGGGGATTCGTCCATCGGAACAACAACCAATATGTGGGCGCCAATGGAGCGCCCTACGATGCTCCGGGTCCAGCGCAGCTGGTCAACGAATAGGGAATAGGATCATTCATGGAGATTAGTGTGGGTCGATTTATTGTGTAAATGGATTGTTGGTTTGCGAAATCTTAGATAAATGGGTAATATATtcatacgattttttaaatacgGTTattagtcacattttcgaaaagaaaaaaattggaAAAGGATAATATGTTATGTGATTTTCAATGTTTATATGTCCCTTGAATTCTAAACTTCTGGATACTATCTTAAGATTTGAGTTAGTCCCCCTGTATCATGATAATCGACCCATGCTAATGAAGGTGCTGCACTTAACCCGTCTCCCGACTCACTCAACGAGGCACCAAAACTAACCGTAGAACCTCAACCAGGGGACAGTCCCCACTTACGATTAACCTGTACATATAACCACGCTTAAACCTTCCCCTTCTCAAGAACCcactattttattttctttcctgcacgcacacacacaaagaAAACGACATCTgtgttaattaatttaatgctTAATCACATTTAAATGTAACATAATTTATAAATCGAAACTATGTGCAATTAGCGCTTAGCATAGGTCTATTAGGGGTACTCACTGCCGCGCACAAAAGCAAAAATTGTGTATGTGATTGGGGAGAAATCGTTTCACGTATTAATCTTGCCATATTAAcgaaaagtaaataaatacaacTCTCTGTTCATCCCCTAAAACTCCCCATTTCGCCCCTTAGCGTAATTGAAGACGTATGATTAACCGTTTTTTGGGCAATAGCTATTCATTTGAAAAGGAATGAATACCCGTTGCCTGGAAACTTTAGCCAAGTAGTgcgaaaaattattttgtgtATTGTTAATAAGTTCGaagataataaataattatttaaatgataAATATATCTGGcgttttgtttattaaaatatggaatataaaataaatatatcaatTTGATCCTAAATAAGTGGGAAGAGTAGACTACATTATATGAAAAATCGTATTTGACCCTAAATAGCGTTATTTTGACAACAACCGTGGTTACTTCGATAACGATAATGGCTTTTTACGATTGTTCAAGTTTGgaactaaaatgtattttacaaagttaatttttttcgCATTTAGCTGTTAGCTTTGCTaaagaatataatatattattttaagacACCGAATACTATTCAGTTCCCAAATGATTTCTTATCTAAGGAGGCCTATGCCCAAAGCTTCAGTCCGTTGTCAATGTTTGGCTTCGATTTGTCATAATCACACTGATATCGTGGAGAAAAGAAATCCGATTGAAACGTTATCAGAGCGACAAACACATTACCCGGCAAATCTTATCGTGGCGAGCTACCCAAACAACCAACAAAAGTGACTCAGTTGTGGAAAGTAAGTGGAGCAATGAAGACCTTGTTTCTGCTCCCGGTGATTGTTCTTTTGGGGACCTTTTGCACCTCGAAGGCGGCAAATATCGTGTGCCTAGTGAGCACGGCCAAGCACAACAATCCCGGATGGTCAAAGCCACTTTTCGACGCCCTGGTTGCCAATGGTCACACCTTAGTGGTGGTTAGTACAGCTCCAAATCCGGAGCCAAAGAAGCAGGTGGACGGTCTATTGTACTACCACCTGCCCAACGATTATGATGTGATGAAGAAGCACTTCCTGCGCGAGGATACCAAAGAGTACCAGCAGATGATGACCCTTAAACAGCTGCTGGTGTGGTACGAGGTCCTCTTGGGCAGCTGCCGTTCCGTCCTCAACTCGGATACCATGAACAGTAAGATGCCGGAGTTGACCGCCCAACTGGCCGTGGATTTTGATCTGATAATCACGGACGTCACCCACGGCATGGAATGCCTTATGGATGCGGTTCCCATTTGGCGTTCAAAGCCGGTTCTTGGCTTGAGTGCGGGAAAACTCACCCCAGACTTGATCTCTCTGCTCAAGGCGGAAAATACCATAAATGCGGCCAGGACACCGCACTACATAAGTCAGGTTCCGAAAAAGATGGGCTTCTGGAACCGACTTCACAACCACATCTTGTACTATGCAGAGCCACTGTGGGTTTTACATTCACTTTGAATATTTGAGGGatcattaatatttttgtaaccccCAGGATCCATTTCGTTATCATTCGACCTGTGCTTAATAACCTAGTGTCTACGGAAAATGCCTTTCCCACTATACAACTAGTGCTGCTAAACACACATCCAACCTTGGACTATGTTCAAAATCTTCCACCCGGAGTCATCGAAGTGGGTGGCCTTCACATCAAGACTGAGGTCAAACCTCTGCCCACTTATATAGAAAAGTTCACAGAGAAATTCATCGATGGCATCGTGTACATCAATATGCCCTATATTGAATATGTGAGTAGCCAGGGAATCCAAGCTGTGGTTAAAATGACACTCGACAATCCCAACTATGGGTTTATATGGAATGTTGAGGAGGTGGAGGAAATGCCGCCTGAGAGACCCAATTTATTAACCCTTCATGTGGACCAGTCACTACAGCAGGATATTTTGGGTAATATCAGTGGTTTTTACAAgactaaaaataatatttattatttatatcattTTTAGCTCTACCTGACGTCAAGGGTTTTCTGAATCATGGTGATAGTTTCAGTCTTCAGGAGGCAGTGCACAATGGAGTGCCTGTTGTTATGCTCCCCTTAAAACTGGAGGAATTTAATGtgagttttaaatttttaaattgttttattaagTAAATACAATATGTTACCTTAACTTTTCAGAATGCCCAGCGTGCCATGGAACGCTACTTAGGTGTGGTGGTTCAGGCCAAGGAATTCCATAAGGGATCCCTGACTGTTGCTCTAAAGCGAATTCTTGATGACGAACATTTCACAAGCGCTCTTTACCACACTCAGTTGAAATTCCGAGCCCGTCCACAATCAGCCCTAGAATTGGCAGTTTGGCATGCTGAACAACTTATCGCAGAGCCACGTTTCTTCAAGTACTTCTCACAAAATGAGGCCTTAGCCCAAAATTTCTTCGTGTCGCATTCCCTAGATGTGCTGACGGTGCCCTTTATTATCCTTATGGCGGTGGTTATAAATGTGATCCGCCTAATTGTAGTCCTTGTCACAGGACGTTCCAAATCTAGGCGGAATTCTAATGAGGAGATGGAGTCGGACCTTGAGCTACCTAAAAAACGCAAGAGGGTAAAAAGGACCTCCAAGAAATCCGCAATGAATACAACAATTCAAGAGACCACAAATGTACTGAAAGCTTTTAATGAGAAGATCCTCAAAGAGGAGGCGTATTTACTTAACGAGGAAGAAAAGCCTCTAGAAGAGAAGAAAGATATGTAACATTTGCATCTGGTTTTCTCTATATTCATGTACTAAAATATACCAAAGAAAGACTggcaataaatatatttaacgaTCTCCCGATTTTTTGAcacatttatttaacaaacCCATATTTGGGTATTTAACCTAAATAAACCATATTATAATAAGTACCTTATTTGTATAGATGACCATTAAGATGCTAATCGAAAATGGAGTTAAGAAATCGTGTAAAGCAAATCTTAGTTATTTATGTTTAGCGGCTTGCCATTTATGTACATTATACCATCTGTTAAAACGTAATTTTCACTTccacatatttaaaaaaataatacagatgtttcaaataaaaaacaaataataatgtaAGTATACCAAAAATTTaccacatttttttttatatttaaaatcaatgaggGACGCTctttaaatttctttaaaatgtttaacagGAAATGTTTAACAGTTAATAACGTTTACATCCCAAAAGTAGGCTACTCTGTATGATATCCTCACCTTGGACTTTTCCAATATTGACTCTCTTAAAAGTACTTCTTGAGAGAACACCATCTCAGGTAAATCGATCGTAGGTAGATTCACCACAGGTAGGCACAACCTCCAGCCCGGAGTGCGTTTTATGCCTTTTGCCAGAATGCTAAGCCAGCAATAAAACTGTCAAACCCACGTAACCCTCAGTGCATTTCGAGAATTTGCCGCGAAGAGAACAGAGAACCGAGGAAAAATGCTGACCAAACTATTGAAGATTAGCTGCACTTCGAGGCAGTGCACCTTTGCCAAACCCTATCAAGCGATTCCTGGACCGCGAGGACCCTTCGGGATGGGGAATCTCTACAACTATCTGCCCGGAATCGGATCCTATTCCTGGCTGAAGTTGCACCAAGCCGGTCAGGATAAGTATCAGAAATACGGCGCAATCGTCAGGGAAACTATTGTTCCCGGGCAGGATATCGTATGGCTATATGATCCCAAGGACATCGCCACTCTACTCAACGAGCGGGATTGTCCGCAAAGAAGGAGTCACCTAGCATTGGCCCAATATCGCAGGAATCGACCGGAAGTTTACAAGACCACCGGTTTGCTGCCCACCAATGGTCCGGAGTGGTGGCGTCTACGTGCCCAGCTGCAAAAAGAACTGAGTGCCCCTAAAAGTGTGAGGAACTTCGTCTGCCAAGTGGATGGCGTGACCAGGGAGTTCCTCAGATTTCTACAAGAGACGCGAGAGGGAGATGCCATTGATATGCTGCCCAAACTCACCAGATTGAATTTAGAATGTGAGTACAGATCAGCTCAGAAACAACTTAAGTATTCCATCAAgtatttgaatttcaaatcTTGAATGTAGCAATTTCCCGTTCATTCGAATTTCTTGAGCCAGActtttttcgaaaatatcGATTCTAGGTCTATGATAATataagattattttaataaatctaGGTACAAACATGTTTAAGTAATTCGATgatgaaatatttattggtGGACTTTCTTTAGGATTCCAGTATTTGTAATTGTAAAATTTACACTCCCGTTGATTGGAATTTATTGAAACTAGTTTCTTTTATAAAAACCTTACATTGGCTTATGATGGAGTCAGTTTCTTTTTATATGTCGAAGTGATAACCCATTACTCGCAGTGGTAAGCTATAAAAGCTATATACTTGTTGCTTAATTCAGAACTCGATGGTAATCAATATGGTTTAATGTCCTTATAAGCAGCATTGTGTAAAGTTCTAATATATATGCTTACTTTCTTTCCTAGTAACCTGCCTGCTTACCTTTGGAGCACGTCTGGAGTCCTTTTCTCCCGAGGAACAAGATCCTAAATCCCGCTCCACCCTCCTGATGGATGCAGCGGAGACCACCAATAGCTGTATCCTGCCCACGGATCAGGGTCTCCAGCTGTGGCGGTTCCTGGCGACACCTACCTTTCGAAAACTAAGCCAGGCCCAATCCTACATGGAGGGTGTGGCCCTAGAACTACTAGAAGAGAACATAAAGAACGGTTCAGTGGGATCCTCACTGATCTCAGCTTATCTGAAAAATCCTGAACTTGATCGCAGTGACGTGGTGGGCACGGCTGCAGATTTGCTTTTAGCTGGCATAGATACCACATCGTATGCCTCGGCTTTCCTGCTCTATCATGTAGCCCGAAATCCTGAGGTCCAGCAACGACTCTATGAGGAAGCTAAGAGAGTGCTTCCAAATCCCAAGGATCAGCTATCTATGGATGCCCTGAGGACCGATATCACTTATACGAGGGCTGTCCTCAAGGAATCTCTGCGCCTAAACCCCATTGCAGTGGGAGTGGGCAGAATTCTTAACCAGGATGCGGTCTTCAGTGGTTACTTTGTTCCAAAAGGGGTAGGTTGGAGGTGATAAACAATTAATATAGCAGTAGTAATAAACATACTTTGTCCCCAGACCACCGTGGTGACCCAGAACATGGTGGCCTGTCGCCTGGAACAGCACTTTCAGGATCCCCTGCGCTTCCAGCCAGATCGTTGGCTCCAGCATCGTAGTGCCCTTAATCCCTACCTGGTACTGCCCTTCGGTCATGGAATGCGGGCCTGCATCGCCCGTCGCATGGCCGAGCAGAATATGCACATTTTGCTTCTCAGGGTGAGCTAACGGAAACGGATCAGCACTTTGCGATCCCCACTATTATGCCAAATTGATTATTTCAttgttttgatttgatttgcaTTTTCAGCTTCTGCGTGAATACGAATTAATTTGGAGTGGATCCGATGAAGAGTTGGACGTCAAGACCCTGTTGATAAATAAACCTGATGCTCCCGTTCTGATCGAGTTGCGATTGCGTAGCGAATAAGTTGTAAATATAAGTCCCCAGAGGAACAAGACTGAGAGATAACAGACTTTGAtcacttttaaataattcgtttattaattatattaaattagtttataattatatttagtGTAAATTATATATAACTAGACTTGCATTTAATGTGATTGAAAGGCTGCGGGTGTTTTGGTCTAAGTACTAAGGAGAACGACAAAaaggcgttcatcgaaaattcatccaaaggggtatactagataGAGTTGCCAAATACTCGAACGAATGGGTACAGGGTTGTCATTTCTTCCGAAGAAGGATATATAATTTGTTAACCAGATATTTTCTTTCGAGTATTTTGTGctccttttgtttttgtatacTTGTTTCCAGCGTAATGACAACCCAAGTCTGGGGCTTTAATGTGTAATTGTGTATGACTAAATATTCCAGTACAATGCTTAGTTAAAGATATACTCGTAATGCAGTTCGTTACTATATATGGCTCTATAAAAATGGTCCGACCAATCCCCTTCATTCCGTATTCCCTTCTTGCCTTAAGCTCAACTCGAGTGAAAACCGTACATATACAAACTATATAGACTACTACCTGTTTCGCTCTTGTCCAAGTTCAAGTCAAaaatatatgtgtgtgtgtgaggctATATACTGCTATATACTGATACTCGTACGATTCTAGTCTGATCTAACCTATAAGGACTTTGGTTGTTTGCCGCACTACACGCTAGGATGATTGGTGAAAAAATACATTCAGATATACACATACTATCTTTGAACTCCTCTTCTACTATGttcgaaaaataaatgtttttggGATGTGTTTTGAGTTTTCATTTTCACACAATTCTTTCGATTTCAAATCTTTGAACCCTGTGTTAAAAATGGTTCGTATTTCCCGTGTAATGCATCAATGTGCAATGTTTCTTGACTAAATATTAGAATTTCTTGAATTCTTAATAATACAATATTCCATTGATTTGCAATCGAAAGAATTCAGTGTAGAAACCTCAAACAATCCCCTTATCGTTTCTGTTTCTTGAGAAGACTTTTCCAGGAAGCGATTCAAGTCTTCTGCTCTATGGCTATCGTTGAATATGTGTTCGATGAAGGATGAGATATGGGTTCGGAATAATATTAATGTCCTGCTGCCCGTGATCAGTTTATAGTTCCAGCAGCAGAACCTCCTCATGCTAGAGAATGTTGAGCAGCGAGGAGTCCATCATCCGATCGTCGTACAGACTGAGGGTCTTGCTGGCCCGGGCTTTCCGCACGGATGGTGGGACATCCCCCGGGGTCTTGACCCTCTCACTGGGATCCCTCAGCCGCTCGCTGCTCCCCCGACCGCTGAACACCTCGCGAAATACCTCCAGGCTGTGCTGGCGACGCATCTGCTGCTCCGTCGGAGGACCCGGAGGACCCGTGGTCACCATCAGGGAGTTGGTGCGCAGGTGACCGGGTCTTCGTTTCGGAGCGGGACGGGTGAGGGTCTGCAGTTCGCTACCATGACTCTGGATGCAATTGTTATTGGTGCTCCCATTGATGTGTTTGATCAGGCTGCTCGAAAGCGAGCGGGGTACTATATGCGCCGGAGTTCCTGTCCTCTGCTCGGCACTTCTCAGTTGAACCGGCGGCGGTTTATCGAGGCGGGGGCTCAAGTCCAGGTTGTTTGGTCGACGCAAAGCCGTCACCAGATTTGATTTCTCCTCGCCGAACTGCAACTGGCGGCACAGCTCCTCAGCGTGCTCCTTGCGGAAGAGCTTCTTGTGAATCAGGGCTCTGACCCCATGCCATCCCCTGAGCTTCTGATCCGTGTTCTGCTGCTTGGGAAATCCCTGACCCAAGCTGGAAGTGGTATTCCCAACCGCGCTGACAATCGTGttcttctgctgctgctggtgatgATGGCTGGCTATCAGTTCCTCCACACTCACATCGTGCTCCAAGCAGGACAGGGAGTTCTCCTGCGGCTGCGTCTGGAAACTGTGCTTCTTGCTTCGCTCCACGAGAACCGGAGGAGTACGCATTTGCAGTGGTGCCAGATTGCGTTCCTGGCAGGGATTCCTGCCCTGATACGGTTGCAACTGTTGATGCGGGTAGCTCAGGTGATTCTTCTCCCGCTCCAGGGCAGCCAAAGGTAACTGCTGATTGGGAGGTGGTTGGATGAGTCCAGAGGTATCGGCGCTCATCTGGTGATGCACTGCAGCGGCTGTAGTCGTTGTGGTTATGACATTTAGACCCTGGAAAATCATAGATACCATTAGAATGAATTCTGAAACATTTGGGTGGCTTATTTCCTTACCTGTTCCGTATTTACGGTGGCCACCAGATTGTTGGTGTTGAGCAGGGGACTAGAGGATTGGGCCTGTGCTCGTGGTCTTAGAGTCGACATCTCTTGCATGCGCTCTTCGGCACACAGGGAGGTCAACCTGGCATCCGCATCATGGTCCCAACAGTCCTCGCAGGTATCACGCACCACTTTGGCGGCTGCTCCCCCTCCCCAACCGGTGGGAAACAAGGGACGCGCCTTGTGCCGCACCACCAAAGCCTGCATCTGATCGAAACTGGGATGGGAGCCCACCTCCTGCTCATAGGGCGCCTTGTAAGGCGGCGTCGGCTGTCCTGGAGCATAGAAGTCCGAACAGCGGGTGGCCACTTCCCAGAGCACCAGACCGAGGGCATAAACATCCATTTGCTTCAGCGAGGTCTCGCAATCCCGCAGATTTACAGCACCCTCCAGCAGTTCCGGTGCCATGTAGCGAAGGGTGCCCACTTCGTTGATACTCTTCGTCTCCGCCATGGCCACCTCGCCCTTGTACTCGTACTTGGAGCCAAAAACCTTCAGGGCAAAGCCAAAGTCTGCAATACAACAGCTGAGATCCGCCTGGACCAACACGTTCCTGGTGTTGATGTCCCGATGGGCCAC
Encoded here:
- the LOC119554270 gene encoding actin cytoskeleton-regulatory complex protein pan1; the encoded protein is MKSWLLALVALAAVVSGSQTPSPNQYHIQTDEGPERYFRFQTDSGQFRKEKRLQDGTVIGTEAWIDAAGYLRQKDYIADKQGYRILKSKTIYVGLGRAVEDAIKSTKAAPAQSGVLVHGGSSGSSVNSLGSYQRPNYGYVSSTTSTTTAAPPPPPPPALLDIEDSGVGKLNYLPPEQAAKIEPQSQLGFDHYPDELPRARDQLLSPLPATPLNPLVDIHPNAEPVLDLELNAINVYDAEADRAFGHGQFGSVISSTTARPPSLDMLPPLSAHRRRLRPRPTPSPIAIVSSTPAPISGGDLYGYSTPQPFAAPAYQFAPPVSSSGTGYGYYPPPQSPLEVNSLEAALLPPLPSSSYRRRLRPRPVQSNHLEGLAASEYDGVGVTRNGFRYVLPKQYHEEETNPADGKRAGSFGYVDPFGIRRVVYYNAAPGRGFVHRNNNQYVGANGAPYDAPGPAQLVNE
- the LOC119553166 gene encoding UDP-glucosyltransferase 2, which encodes MKTLFLLPVIVLLGTFCTSKAANIVCLVSTAKHNNPGWSKPLFDALVANGHTLVVVSTAPNPEPKKQVDGLLYYHLPNDYDVMKKHFLREDTKEYQQMMTLKQLLVWYEVLLGSCRSVLNSDTMNSKMPELTAQLAVDFDLIITDVTHGMECLMDAVPIWRSKPVLGLSAGKLTPDLISLLKAENTINAARTPHYISQVPKKMGFWNRLHNHILYYAEPLIHFVIIRPVLNNLVSTENAFPTIQLVLLNTHPTLDYVQNLPPGVIEVGGLHIKTEVKPLPTYIEKFTEKFIDGIVYINMPYIEYVSSQGIQAVVKMTLDNPNYGFIWNVEEVEEMPPERPNLLTLHVDQSLQQDILALPDVKGFLNHGDSFSLQEAVHNGVPVVMLPLKLEEFNNAQRAMERYLGVVVQAKEFHKGSLTVALKRILDDEHFTSALYHTQLKFRARPQSALELAVWHAEQLIAEPRFFKYFSQNEALAQNFFVSHSLDVLTVPFIILMAVVINVIRLIVVLVTGRSKSRRNSNEEMESDLELPKKRKRVKRTSKKSAMNTTIQETTNVLKAFNEKILKEEAYLLNEEEKPLEEKKDM
- the LOC119553167 gene encoding cytochrome P450 302a1, mitochondrial — encoded protein: MLTKLLKISCTSRQCTFAKPYQAIPGPRGPFGMGNLYNYLPGIGSYSWLKLHQAGQDKYQKYGAIVRETIVPGQDIVWLYDPKDIATLLNERDCPQRRSHLALAQYRRNRPEVYKTTGLLPTNGPEWWRLRAQLQKELSAPKSVRNFVCQVDGVTREFLRFLQETREGDAIDMLPKLTRLNLELTCLLTFGARLESFSPEEQDPKSRSTLLMDAAETTNSCILPTDQGLQLWRFLATPTFRKLSQAQSYMEGVALELLEENIKNGSVGSSLISAYLKNPELDRSDVVGTAADLLLAGIDTTSYASAFLLYHVARNPEVQQRLYEEAKRVLPNPKDQLSMDALRTDITYTRAVLKESLRLNPIAVGVGRILNQDAVFSGYFVPKGTTVVTQNMVACRLEQHFQDPLRFQPDRWLQHRSALNPYLVLPFGHGMRACIARRMAEQNMHILLLRLLREYELIWSGSDEELDVKTLLINKPDAPVLIELRLRSE
- the LOC119553165 gene encoding bone morphogenetic protein receptor type-2; this translates as MKWVIYSWPWLLLLALISLGRASPVPSRQYSCMSFQENDNSFHEDEGDQDSSGEMQEQQVESTPVPSEPHRRTCSDGYTFCFTLWNQTPNGTRIVKQGCWKDNTDRTSICSQSECTSSAPTSKTSSLYYCCCSGDVCNAQYAVVEPAPLELGSNEGRTSITNRATEKQQQSFLASTMLGLAGGLTALTIGIFLAVQYCRTAKEKPEPEESPLAPSGPGYSSNLRNVDNMNLIGMLGSGKYGTVMKGLLHDQEVAVKIYPEEHHQYYVNERNIYALPLMECPALLSYFGYDERCTMDGRMEYQLVLSLAPLGCLQDWLIANTLSFSECCGMLRSITRGISHLHTELRLGDQHKPCVAHRDINTRNVLVQADLSCCIADFGFALKVFGSKYEYKGEVAMAETKSINEVGTLRYMAPELLEGAVNLRDCETSLKQMDVYALGLVLWEVATRCSDFYAPGQPTPPYKAPYEQEVGSHPSFDQMQALVVRHKARPLFPTGWGGGAAAKVVRDTCEDCWDHDADARLTSLCAEERMQEMSTLRPRAQAQSSSPLLNTNNLVATVNTEQGLNVITTTTTAAAVHHQMSADTSGLIQPPPNQQLPLAALEREKNHLSYPHQQLQPYQGRNPCQERNLAPLQMRTPPVLVERSKKHSFQTQPQENSLSCLEHDVSVEELIASHHHQQQQKNTIVSAVGNTTSSLGQGFPKQQNTDQKLRGWHGVRALIHKKLFRKEHAEELCRQLQFGEEKSNLVTALRRPNNLDLSPRLDKPPPVQLRSAEQRTGTPAHIVPRSLSSSLIKHINGSTNNNCIQSHGSELQTLTRPAPKRRPGHLRTNSLMVTTGPPGPPTEQQMRRQHSLEVFREVFSGRGSSERLRDPSERVKTPGDVPPSVRKARASKTLSLYDDRMMDSSLLNIL